The sequence below is a genomic window from Candidatus Methylomirabilota bacterium.
GTGGGCGGCGAGACGGTGTCGACCGTGGGCGACGTCACCGAGGAGGAGCCGGCCGCGCGCCTCATCGAGACCGCGGTCGCTCGCTGGGGGCGCCTGGACATCCTCGTCAACAACGTGGGCGGCAGCCGCAACGCGCGCATCTGGGAGATGACCGCGGCGGACTGGGACTTCACGCTCCGGCTCAACCTGCGCTCGACCTTCCTCTGCACCCGCGCCGCGGTGCCGCACATGATGAAGCGACGCTATGGCCGCATCGTGTGCCTGTCCTCGGGCGCGCGCGAGGGCACGCCGTGGACCGCCTACTACCAGGGCGGCTCGGCCTACTCGGCGGCCAAGGCCGGCGTGCACGGCTTCATCCGCGACGTCGCCCTGGAGCTGGCCGAGCACGGCATCAACGTCAACGCGGTGGCGCCCGGGCCGATCGACACCGAGCGGGTGGGGGAGGGCTTGCGTCGGCTCAACGAGACGGTGGAGTACAGCCCGAATCGGATGACGCCACTGCGCCGACTGGGCACGCCGACCGAGGTCGCCGACGCGGTCCTCTTCCTCGCCTCCGACGAGGCGACGTATATCACCGGCCACACCCTGGCCGTCACCGGCGGCCGCTAAGGCTGAGGGGGTCGATAAGGGACCATCTGCGTCGCTGGCGCCCTCGGCCGGGGCGCTCAACGTAGAGAGACTACGCCTCGCGCCCGGCCTTCGGGCGCCGCCTCGCAGCTGACCCCTTCTCGCCCCCCTCAGCCCCGGGACGCCGCCGATCGACCAGAGGGCCCCTGATCGCCGCCCTCACCCGCGCGCTACTGTAAACGCTACGTAGAGGGATTGCGGTCCGCGCTGGAGGAGCACCGTCACGCGGTCGCCGTCCTTCACGTCCTTCGTGGCCTTCTCGAAGTCCTGCAGGCTCCGCACCCGCTGGCGGTTCACCTCGCGGATGACGTCGCCGCGCTGCACGCCGGCCTCGGAGGCGGCGCTGTCCTCGTCGACCTGGAAGACGATCACGCCTTCCGGGTTGCGCAGGTTGAGCTGGCGCGCCAGCTCGGGAGTGATCGGCCGCACGTCGAGGCCCAGCAGGCTCTTCCCCTTGTTGGTGGACTTGAGCGCGACGGTCTCGTCGGGCGTCTCGCCGATCTTGATCTCGAGCATCTTCTCGCTCTTGTCGCGCCAGACTTTCAGCGGCACCGCGCGGCCGGGCTGGGTGGCCGCCACCGCCTTCTGCAGCTCCTGGGGCGACTCGACCTTCTTCTTGTCGAACTCGATGATGATGTCGCCCGACGCGATCCCGGCCGTGGCGGCCGGGCTGTCCTGGACCACGTCGGAGATCAGCACGCCGCTCGGCTCCTTGAGGCCGAAGCCCTTGGCCAGGTCGGGGGTGAGCGGCTGGATCGACACGCCGAGCCAGCCGCGGGTGATCTTGCCCTTGGCGGCCAGCTCCGTGTAGATCTGCTTGGCCATGTTCACCGGGATCGAGAAGCCGATGCCCACGTTGCCGCCGGTGCGCGAGAGGATCGCGCTGTTGATGCCGACGACCTCACCCGACATGTTCACGAGTGGGCCGCCCGAGTTGCCCGGGTTGATCGCCGCGTCGGTCTGCAGGAAATCGTCGAACGGGCCCTGGCCGATCGAGCGGCCCTTGGCGCTGATGATCCCGGCGGTCACCGTCTTCTGCAGGCCGAAGGGCGAGCCGATCGCGAGCAC
It includes:
- a CDS encoding DegQ family serine endoprotease; the protein is MISLKRSTLAFMVLVTLVVGAGLGTWGAGAVDQLRPLRSAPAATPLPAGTQPRVIPAALPVPSGSFAQVAETVGPAVVNINTVTRVSGRTPVEEFFGDEFFKRFFGEAPERQQVQRSLGSGVIVDANGIVLTNAHVVERATEIEVSTADGKKHKAKLMGVDRKTDLAVLKLQGGGPYSAAVLGDSDRVKVGDWVLAIGSPFGLQKTVTAGIISAKGRSIGQGPFDDFLQTDAAINPGNSGGPLVNMSGEVVGINSAILSRTGGNVGIGFSIPVNMAKQIYTELAAKGKITRGWLGVSIQPLTPDLAKGFGLKEPSGVLISDVVQDSPAATAGIASGDIIIEFDKKKVESPQELQKAVAATQPGRAVPLKVWRDKSEKMLEIKIGETPDETVALKSTNKGKSLLGLDVRPITPELARQLNLRNPEGVIVFQVDEDSAASEAGVQRGDVIREVNRQRVRSLQDFEKATKDVKDGDRVTVLLQRGPQSLYVAFTVARG
- a CDS encoding SDR family NAD(P)-dependent oxidoreductase; amino-acid sequence: MGRVDGKVAVVTGAANGLGRAIAERLAGEGARVVLGDIDAAGLERAVAGIAQVGGETVSTVGDVTEEEPAARLIETAVARWGRLDILVNNVGGSRNARIWEMTAADWDFTLRLNLRSTFLCTRAAVPHMMKRRYGRIVCLSSGAREGTPWTAYYQGGSAYSAAKAGVHGFIRDVALELAEHGINVNAVAPGPIDTERVGEGLRRLNETVEYSPNRMTPLRRLGTPTEVADAVLFLASDEATYITGHTLAVTGGR